From a single Glycine soja cultivar W05 chromosome 19, ASM419377v2, whole genome shotgun sequence genomic region:
- the LOC114399717 gene encoding putative NAC domain-containing protein 94, producing the protein MEERNEMERIDDVMPGFRFHPTDEELVDFYLKRKIQQKSLPIELIKQVDIYKYDPWDLPKLAGTGEKEWYFYCPRDRKYRNSARPNRVTRAGFWKATGTDRPIYSSEGKCIGLKKSLVFYRGRAAKGMKTDWMMHEFRLPCISDSSPPKKLSDKSLPPSDSWAICRIFKKANSFSMAQKALSLPWISQLPGGMVSDMFTQGLNCHNIESPAIQFCGDKQDELHQVSNNAINTNFTASDIPTYKPINNSTASKSPVSDGDLAADNFIFYTGPTKCCSTLLDATNSMLSHPNPDYIAFEEPNQQHYSGFSINLPQDMQQNMSTETGTTGFPFSLSPPYDAAWKASSVAWDSPPCPSDMSTTYSTNKCYT; encoded by the exons atgGAGGAGAGGAATGAGATGGAAAGAATTGATGATGTGATGCCAGGATTTCGTTTTCACCCCACTGATGAAGAGCTTGTTGATTTTTATCTCAAGAGAAAAATTCAGCAGAAGTCTCTTCCTATTGAACTCATTAAGCAAGTGGATATTTACAAATATGATCCATGGGACCTTCCAA AGCTGGCAGGTACTGGGGAGAAAGAGTGGTATTTCTACTGTCCAAGGGACAGAAAATACAGGAACAGTGCACGTCCAAATAGAGTCACAAGAGCTGGGTTTTGGAAGGCCACTGGAACTGACAGGCCTATATATTCCTCTGAAGGAAAGTGCATTGGTTTGAAGAAGTCTCTTGTGTTCTACAGAGGAAGAGCTGCTAAAGGAATGAAAACTGACTGGATGATGCATGAGTTTAGGCTTCCTTGCATATCAGACTCATCCCCTCCCAAAAAACTCTCTGACAAAAGCCTCCCTCCAAGT GATTCATGGGCAATTTGTAGGATATTCAAGAAAGCCAATTCCTTCTCCATGGCACAAAAAGCATTATCTCTCCCTTGGATCTCTCAGTTACCTGGAGGCATGGTATCTGACATGTTCACACAAGGTTTAAACTGCCATAACATAGAATCACCAGCCATTCAATTTTGTGGTGACAAGCAGGATGAGTTACACCAAGTCTCCAACAATGCCATCAACACCAACTTCACAGCCTCAGATATTCCCACTTACAAGCCCATCAACAACAGCACAGCTTCCAAAAGTCCTGTTTCAGATGGAGACCTTGCTGCTGACAACTTCATATTCTACACAGGGCCCACCAAGTGCTGCAGCACACTACTTGATGCCACTAATTCCATGCTTTCTCATCCCAACCCTGACTACATAGCATTTGAAGAGCCAAACCAACAACATTATAGTGGCTTCTCAATCAATCTACCTCAAGATATGCAACAAAACATGAGCACAGAAACAGGAACCACTGGATTTCCCTTCAGTTTGAGTCCTCCTTATGATGCTGCTTGGAAGGCTTCTTCTGTGGCATGGGATTCACCTCCTTGCCCTAGTGACATGTCCACTACCTATTCCACTAATAAATGCTAcacttaa
- the LOC114399011 gene encoding uncharacterized protein LOC114399011 encodes MKKPFFFNVIRSYLIFFLDQKMDLFSGYVWIFLSQLVETLFWICSRIFMRYTSHEAINSTCSSNLCHENYHDDSNNSETKIEAEEDFFKYSEDEELKSEGLEEITNAIKFKQECSHQNESNGSEPEAKFNEDCSETVTITNCAGNLGLDEEEEKEKLRLVFKFRYQTWKCCETFDSVNTDNVKASESTNKHEFLSSKSFSSFLDEPCVCSEYFPLENDSVDESERNFEPESCERRCVDAAVELKTVPSVEQADEHLVENLNNNVLFEKFSADNNFLSEDDFICESTESNSMISSIGDEFLSDTDFGTTTNVHTLGNHDEENAVLTKEDLNFEGEKRSESFDAEDRDTTMVRIRRLEEETIMQDIENIKLKGNCFQDRHGMNLLHSSTGSDLEDSYRFDAQWEHQDLIEQLKIELNKVRDTGLPTTFETQRIIMEDLKPWEIDEKFKHGSAINDLTKFYKSYTERMRKFDILNYQKLFAIGALKTKDLVLSFSSRENSSTLKKFMRRKKSDSDPLKKFVREFYSDLEMAYVGQLCLSWDFLQLEYEKALQLWESDQCRFQSYNEVAEEFQHFQVLLLRFIENERFQGPRVEYYARNRCAMQNFLQVPVIREDKTKEEEKFKTRDADKDEITIDMLVEILEESIKIISRFIRADKDASSLAHKGPRETQVKLQDPADSEFLREIQAELRKKEKRLNELLKRSSIMKKFQKHEEDGRDHLLYFFPQVDMKLVWRVLNMSKISRDQLAWCHNKLSNINFVNRSIHIEPSFLLFPC; translated from the exons ATGAAAAAACCATTCTTTTTCAATGTTATAAggtcatatttaattttttttttggaccaaAAGATGGATCTTTTCTCTGGGTATGTTTGGATATTCCTCTCACAGCTTGTGGAAACTCTGTTCTGGATTTGCAGCAGAATCTTCATGAG ATACACCAGTCATGAAGCTATCAATTCAACTTGTTCTTCAAATCTTTGCCATGAGAACTATCATGATGACTCCAACAATTCCGAGACAAAAATTGAGGCTgaagaagatttttttaaatattccgAAGATGAAGAGTTGAAAAGTGAAGgattggaggaaattactaatgctattaaatttaaacaagaGTGTAGTCATCAAAATGAATCAAATGGTTCTGAACCAGAAGCAAAGTTCAATGAGGATTGTTCTGAAACAGTTACTATTACAAACTGTGCTGGAAATCTTGGCcttgatgaagaagaagaaaaagagaaactgAGGTTGGTTTTCAAATTCCGGTATCAAACTTGGAAGTGTTGTGAAACTTTTGATTCTGTGAACACTGATAACGTTAAGGCTTCTGAAAGCACCAACAAGCATGAGTTCCTATCAAGTAAGAGTTTCAGCAGCTTCTTGGATGAACCATGCGTTTGTTCAGAATATTTTCCTTTGGAAAATGATTCTGTTGATGAATCAGAGAGAAATTTTGAACCTGAAAGTTGTGAAAGAAGGTGTGTTGATGCAGCAGTGGAGCTCAAGACTGTGCCATCTGTAGAACAAGCTGATGAACATCTAGTGGAGAATCTGAATAACAATgtgttatttgaaaaattttcaGCTGATAACAATTTCCTTTCTGAAGATGATTTCATTTGTGAAAGCACGGAGTCAAATTCTATGATCAGTTCTATAGGAGATGAATTTTTGTCAGACACAGATTTTGGAACCACTACTAATGTTCACACTTTGGGAAACCATGATGAAGAAAATGCAGTGTTAACAAAAGAAGATTTGAACTTTGAGGGTGAGAAAAGATCAGAGAGTTTTGATGCTGAAGATAGAGATACAACAATGGTTAGGATAAGAAGATTGGAAGAAGAAACTATAATGCAAGATATTGAGAACATAAAGTTGAAAGGGAATTGTTTTCAAGATAGGCATGGCATGAACTTGTTGCATAGTTCAACAGGTTCAGATCTTGAGGATTCGTACCGGTTTGATGCACAATGGGAACATCAAGATTTGATAGAACAGCTCAAGATAGAGCTTAACAAGGTAAGAGATACTGGTCTGCCTACCACCTTTGAGACGCAAAGGATAATAATGGAAGACTTGAAGCCATGGGAAATTGATGAAAAATTCAAGCATGGTAGTGCCATAAATGATCTTACAAAATTCTACAAGAGCTACACAGAAAGAATGAGGAAATTTGATATCTTAAATTACCAAAAGCTGTTTGCCATAG GTGCCCTGAAGACCAAGGACCTTGTGCTATCATTTTCAAGTCGTGAGAACTCTTCCACATTGAAGAAGTTCATGAGGCGTAAAAAATCTGATTCTGACCCATTGAAAAAGTTCGTGAGAGAATTCTACAGTGACTTGGAAATGGCATATGTGGGACAGTTGTGCCTTTCTTGGGATTTCCTTCAGTTGGAGTATGAGAAGGCTTTGCAGTTATGGGAATCTGATCAATGCAGGTTTCAAAGTTACAATGAAGTAGCTGAGGAGTTCCAGCATTTTCAAGTGCTTCTGCTAAGATTTATAGAGAATGAACGTTTCCAAGGTCCACGAGTTGAATACTATGCCAGGAATCGTTGTGCTATGCAAAATTTTCTTCAAGTTCCTGTCATAAGAG AGGACAAAACcaaggaagaagagaaattcAAAACAAGAGATGCAGATAAAGATGAAATCACAATTGACATGCTAGTAGAGATTTTAGAAGAATCAATTAAGATAATTTCGCGTTTCATTAGAGCTGATAAAGATGCATCTAGCTTGGCTCATAAAGGTCCTAGAGAAACTCAAGTAAAGCTCCAAGACCCTGCAGATTCAGAATTTCTTAGGGAGATTCAAGCAGAACTTCGAAAG AAGGAAAAGAGACTTAATGAACTTTTGAAGAGAAGTAGCATAATGAAGAAGTTCCAAAAGCATGAGGAAGATGGAAGAGATCATTTGCTTTACTTTTTTCCTCAAGTGGACATGAAACTGGTTTGGAGAGTGTTGAACATGTCAAAAATATCTAGGGATCAACTAGCATGGTGTCATAATAAACTAAGTAACATCAATTTTGTAAACAGAAGTATACATATAGAACCATCTTTCTTGCTTTTTCCTTGTTAA